GTCGCCGAGTGGGTGCGGCGGCTGCAGGCGCAGGTGTCCGCCTTCCTGAGCCCCGAGGGCGACAACGCCGTCCGCATCGTCAACAACCTCGATTGGACGGCGCCGCTCAGCGCCATCGACTTCCTCCGCGAGGTGGGCAAGCACTTCCGCGTCGGCACGATGCTCAAGAAGGACGCCGTGAGCGCGCGCCTCAACTCCGACGAGGGCATCAGCTACACGGAGTTCAGCTACCAGATCCTGCAGGGCCTCGACTTCCGGGAGCTGTACCGCACGCACGGGTGCGTGCTGCAGACCGGGGGCAGCGACCAGTGGGGCAACCTCACGAGCGGCACGGACCTCATCCGTCGCAGCGAGCGAGCGACGGTGCACGCCATCGGGACGCCGCTCATCACCAACTCCGACGGCACCAAGTTCGGCAAAAGCGAGGGCAACGCCGTCTGGCTGGACCCGGAGCTCACCAGCCCGTACGCGTTCTACCAGTTCTGGCTCAACACGGACGACGCCGACGTGATCCACCGTCTGCGCATCTTCACGTTCCTCGACCGCACGCGCATCGAGGAGCTGGCCCGCGCGGTGGAGGGGGAGCCGTTCCGACGCGAGGCGCAGCGCGCGCTCGCGTGGGAGGTGACGACCCTGGTGCACGGGCGGGCCGCCACCGAGTCCGCGATCGCCGCGTCCCAGGCGCTGTTCGGCCAGGGCGAGCTCGGCGAACTGGACGAGCCGACGCTCCGGGCTGCCCTGGGCGAGCTGCCGTCGGCCGAGATCGCCGCCGGCACCACCGTCATCCAGGCACTGGTCGAGACCGGATTGGTCGCGAGCGCGGGGGAGGCCCGACGGGCGATCACGC
The nucleotide sequence above comes from Clavibacter sp. B3I6. Encoded proteins:
- the tyrS gene encoding tyrosine--tRNA ligase, whose protein sequence is MTNADPARFTDQRNDPSFADVWEEIVWRGYVHVSTDQEALQEALAGPPITYYCGFDPTAPSLHLGNLVQLLLMRRLQLAGHRPLGLVGGSTGLIGDPRPTAERTLNTPEVVAEWVRRLQAQVSAFLSPEGDNAVRIVNNLDWTAPLSAIDFLREVGKHFRVGTMLKKDAVSARLNSDEGISYTEFSYQILQGLDFRELYRTHGCVLQTGGSDQWGNLTSGTDLIRRSERATVHAIGTPLITNSDGTKFGKSEGNAVWLDPELTSPYAFYQFWLNTDDADVIHRLRIFTFLDRTRIEELARAVEGEPFRREAQRALAWEVTTLVHGRAATESAIAASQALFGQGELGELDEPTLRAALGELPSAEIAAGTTVIQALVETGLVASAGEARRAITQGGVYVNNAAVGDAGALVDDLLHGRFAVIRRGKKTLAGLTVA